CTTGTCTATGCAACTCGTTGCATAGAAGGATCGGGGTATGGCGCTCGAACACGCGATCCTCGTCTCTCTGCTGGAGAAGCCGGGCTCCGGCTATGAGCTGGCCCGGCGGTTCGAGCGGTCCATCGGATACTTCTGGACCGCCACCCATCAGCAGATCTACCGCGTCCTCAAGCGCATGGAGAGCGACGGGTGGCTCGATGTGCGCGAGGTGCCGCAGCAGGCCCGGCCGGACAAGAAGGAGTACTCCGTCGCCGCCCCCGGCAGGGTCGCGCTCTCCCAGTGGCTGCACGAACCGATCGAACCCGAGAGCGTCCGGCACGAGCTCGCCGTGAAGATCCGCGGCGCGGCCTTCGACGACCCGGCCGCGCTGATCCGCGAGGTCGAGCGGCACCGCCAGGCGCACACCGACCGGCTCGCGCACTATCTCGCGGGGGAGCGGCGGGACTTCACCGGACCCGACGCCCCCGCCAGGCCCGATGCCGGGCAAGAGCTCCAGCACGTCGTGCTGCGCGGCGGCATCGCGTACGAGCGCATGACCCTCGACTGGCTCGACGACGTACTCGCCACCCTTCACCGACTCGGCCCCACGCGCTGAACCGGCGCAGACGAGCCGCCTGCCCGCCCCACCCCGCCGTCCACCGTCACGGCCCCGAAGCTTCCCCCCCACGTCCCTCAACCCCCGAGCCGGAAAGGCGAACATCCATGGCCGACCAGCTGCTGTTCAACCCGCGCACCTACGACCCGGCGCACTTCGACCCCGAGACCCGCAGGCTGCTGCGTGCCACCGTCGACTGGTTCGAGGAGCGCGGCAAGCGCCGGCTGATCGAGGACTACCGCTCCCGTGCCTGGCTGGCGGACTTCCTCGCGTTCTCCGCCAAGGAAGGGCTGTTCGCGACCTTCCTCACCCCGGCCTCCGCCGCCGACGGGCAGCAGGACAAGCGCTGGGACACCGCCCGGATCGCCGCCCTCAACGAGATATTCGGCTTCTA
This Streptomyces decoyicus DNA region includes the following protein-coding sequences:
- a CDS encoding PadR family transcriptional regulator, translated to MALEHAILVSLLEKPGSGYELARRFERSIGYFWTATHQQIYRVLKRMESDGWLDVREVPQQARPDKKEYSVAAPGRVALSQWLHEPIEPESVRHELAVKIRGAAFDDPAALIREVERHRQAHTDRLAHYLAGERRDFTGPDAPARPDAGQELQHVVLRGGIAYERMTLDWLDDVLATLHRLGPTR